The nucleotide window aatgttgaaggatattggtgagttggatgcggtcaaaaaatgtgtagctcgagcacaatcaattaccaaatttatatataatcatcattgggtccacgcattaatgcaaaagtatgtaaatggtgaggtacttcgacctggaattactcggtttgctaccaattttattgcattaaagtcattacagcaaaaaaggcaaggcttgaaggcaatggctagctcacaagagtggtctgaatccagatattcaaaattgagtgatggaaagaagatagaaaaggccattctttcctctagattttgggatactatagcagaaatcataaaaggtgtggaaccactttatattgtcctccgtaaggtcgatatggacaagcgtccacaaatgccgtatcttaaatatatgttgatttcagcaagagaggaggtcaggaaagcattcaaagatgattttaaggccgaccaatatgtacgaatcattgatcgtcggaccgatgttcatatggatcaagatatccataatgcaggtaaattcatattaagaataatttaatttattattatttagagaataaaaaatcatactaacaaaattatgttttgcagcgtattatctaaacccagcaattcaatatcgatatgctctcggaacgcaaaataatttcctaacgacactacgaaatgttatatatcggctcttgccaaacactaccgaggcaaccgatgctcttatggagggtcgattatttcgagaaacaattggttcattctccgacgttgtagctgtatcgtgccgttacactatggatcctggtgagaaaaagttatgcatattgattatcaattatatttaatgttgattatttgttatgctaataaaatcttatttatatctttttgcagtcgagtggtggctacaatttggaggcgatgcaccacatttaaggaaggttgccgttcgtatactttcacagacaacaacatctagtggttgcgaacgtaattggtcaacgtttgcattgattcatacgaaggtccgcaacagactctcctacagacggttagagaaactagtatatgtccattataacatgcggctaaaattacgatgtgctgagttggataaggagccagaggaaccagatattgatcccattgacctccaattctacaacgaagattcagagccaatgttagattgggttgaagcagcagagaaccaagaggatcctctacttgatgaggcgggagatcctcagcgtccttcgcgttttatcaccgaggcaatagaagaagaagaagaagcacaaccccaacaggtggaaaatccccctcgattacaacatggtatgagtcaaactgctcgaggaactaccgatacccaacggtcacactcgtccgcccaacgtacaaaggcaaaggggaaggcagtagcatcagttgcatcgttggaaagaatcgagtcgggcgacgagacaccttcacaatcacattctctttctcgctcggtccagagacatgatagcaacacggacagcagtgcctcaacagatgatggcggtgataccgggcagtcgttggtctcgtctgcacaacttgagggtggtgaatggactgaggagcaatattt belongs to Musa acuminata AAA Group cultivar baxijiao chromosome BXJ1-11, Cavendish_Baxijiao_AAA, whole genome shotgun sequence and includes:
- the LOC135597262 gene encoding uncharacterized protein LOC135597262: MRHRRPDSQFEHGTGSGIQRSTSMRQPTAPSQLGRTSSMRYGGLRGFMRGLGRRSAPDIVDIDPQAYPPQTAKQTRIDDAYTKEKKRDIGKAISKWFNFHRIPANTAKGPYYQSMISSIQKSGTGIQPPTPKEIHGVYLDEEVAEIKDWIKSFKRQWEEYGVTLMCDSWTGPTRMSIINFLVYCNRRVVFHKSVNASEKIQDANYIESLMDTMVEEIGPQYVVQIITDNGANFKKAGLQLMEKRKTLFWTPCAAHCIDLMLKDIGELDAVKKCVARAQSITKFIYNHHWVHALMQKYVNGEVLRPGITRFATNFIALKSLQQKRQGLKAMASSQEWSESRYSKLSDGKKIEKAILSSRFWDTIAEIIKGVEPLYIVLRKVDMDKRPQMPYLKYMLISAREEVRKAFKDDFKADQYVRIIDRRTDVHMDQDIHNAAYYLNPAIQYRYALGTQNNFLTTLRNVIYRLLPNTTEATDALMEGRLFRETIGSFSDVVAVSCRYTMDPVEWWLQFGGDAPHLRKVAVRILSQTTTSSGCERNWSTFALIHTKVRNRLSYRRLEKLVYVHYNMRLKLRCAELDKEPEEPDIDPIDLQFYNEDSEPMLDWVEAAENQEDPLLDEAGDPQRPSRFITEAIEEEEEAQPQQVENPPRLQHGMSQTARGTTDTQRSHSSAQRTKAKGKAVASVASLERIESGDETPSQSHSLSRSVQRHDSNTDSSASTDDGGDTGQSLVSSAQLEGGEWTEEQYFTHATQDSDHGTRQGTGQVYARKGKEKGKAVDEYEQMRQSIHDIDTERDSSYSQQSYYGESYGQQQYGDSWSSFSEQQHDTEQHQYMPQELPRTNMIHDDQSTISTTLMHQWHTVYQYTMSWDQFHDWVQQTYHIDMYRIEDPDPPPVEARRSFWW